From Rhopalosiphum padi isolate XX-2018 chromosome 2, ASM2088224v1, whole genome shotgun sequence:
TTTTAGTAGATTGGGTCACAGAatagattcaattttattttatgtattttgtatttaaatattcaacttaatttttttaactcttttttGGCAGactttgaaataataacattctaTAATTTGTTAGGTCAGTTACCTGACATTGATTTTAGTAACCCAAGAAAAGGTTATATTGTTAATCAATTAAGTTTTATTgctaatgttttttttgttaacaaataGCCAatctaatacttataaaatacatttttctgcataataattaatataaatatatatatattatattgatttttttttaaatttatacttgtaaattacatttgtaatttgtatgttaGCTATCATTAAgaacaatttattacataataatttacaaccgCTACAATACAGTTGAGAGTTTGTTAATGTATCATGAAACATTGTTCTCTATACAATCTTTTTGGCAAATATTTAACAGATctgtaatcatatttattttattaacattaaacatataatatttcaattcatTCTGATTGTAATTCATATGCAGGACCAGATTGGTCTGGTGAGTTACCGACTAAAACTCAGTGGACCGCTCAAAATAATGGTCGGTTGTGAGTGTTTggtcgtatttttatttataataatgataaaatagtaTGAACAtaggtaaacaatataattgattcaaattatttaaaccgTACAGTAGATGTAGCTGTAATCGAACGTTAGACATTCTAAAACTAGGTAAGCTGATATCTTGCCAATCCTATGCTGTTCTTATGATTTTCAATGTTTGGAGTTTGGACAAACGAGGATGTTGGCTGTCAGGAATATAGGAGGTTTTGCCTTTTGATGCCTCAAATTTTAgcattttctaattaatttcaaaagaaaataactgtcaaaaaaatatattgcaatacataataagtttaaaattttaaatttcaacattgattttatcatttacaatattatagcaaTTAACATTTAAGACGAATATCTAAACAATCAAAGACAAATCTACTGAGATTCCAGAACTGCAgtagcaatatcaaaaaataaatttcaacaaaattataactaattctAAAAgacattaatttatgaattttacataatcaattatttttttacattataattaaaaattatatatatatatatttatgtttcattTGTGCTACAAtggtgtttattaatttaatttcaattaattaaatacaactatCAAATATAAATGACTCTTAGTCACTGAATTAGGCGTTCATTGTAGTTATATCATGAGTTATAGTAAATATTCACTAAGTAAATTAATACTACAATTGCAAATAATATTTAGCAATCAACCAACAATAATGGAATGTTAAGTGACTAAGAAAGGAATACATATTAATGTGCAATTGACTAATAAACAGATGACACGTCAAGTGTTAAATGGCGAAGTAAATTTGAACGATTCACTCTAGATGTTTTGATTTCTTGCAGTACCATTGTCTTACAATCTAAGCAAACAGTCATTTGTGCACTATATTTGGTTCtggaacaataaatatttacatataaaaataaaataaaattagattttgacgTTTTTCTTCTATAGCACAACGGGTTAAAGATAAGAGGTTATTACCGAGTGATGTTTTGTGTGACTGTAGATGAACCATGGTAACTTGCAGACATACTGTTATTGGGACAACCAACTGTCAACGATTTTTGAGGACTAGATGGAGCACTGCCCCAACTACTTTTTGACCACCAAGGATTTTGTTCCGATATTGCTACATTTGGACTGAGCGCTACAACCGGAATTTGGGACAAATGATCAGTAGGCATACGcatctatattaaaaaacaaaaatatttattttacaacatagGTAGTCAAAGATTCTGTACAACTATAGTATTTTAGATATGTTACCTTGGTACAGCATTTCGAACATATTGTACGTTGGCACATTTTGCATTCCTGTCCCCATGGACCAAAAATGCCAAATCTTGTTTTCATACATAAGAAGCAAACCtataaaacaaagaaaatatttataatcctGTTTCAAtctttcaatataaaattaatatgtactttTCGATTTTCAACATCTTCTTTGAAATTTCCTTCAACTGGTAAACTTTCTATCTCTGCTTTGGTAAGTACACTACGAATATGTATAAGCTCTTGCAGAGTTAAGGTTAAACAATcactctataaaaatatttattattttaatatacttattttataacaatatgattaattttcaaaaaatatatatatatttttttttttttaaataatagcatatgagaaaataacttaaaatttaataatttagtcgCCAAGATGattgcatattaataaaaaaacattactaGTTTAGGCCTGAAATATCTTcagatacaattaaatattattaaaaacaaagataaatattatttttaagtagttaatatatatttttttaaataatcaacacaataatgaaattatgaaGAATTTcgactaaaaataaaagaattaagAGGACGCCAAACCCACAAATATCTCATTCTTGCAAATGTACAACATAGTAAATTAGTTTGttgttagattttaatattattagttaattaatccTTTAATccttaagttaatttttaaatttagttaagcttgatatattttctttttataggtttctattgatatataaatttgaaagcaagttatgagcattttaaaactCGTTTGaaaataccaatttaaaaataatatgacaaaataaatagcataaaataaactatgatattaatttctcaatatGCAtgacataattttaacttattattaccgTCAGATATTGAAGGTAAAGACATTAAAAGAGAAAGACTTACAGTAGGCAAAGTGTTTTTGAACATAGATTGTCTGCGAGTTTGCTTCCATAATCCATCCATTGGTTTGATAAAAGGCAGAGATGATTGATCTGCAATTGTGTGCCTTCGCTGTTGTTTTCTAATTGCATGGATATTTTTATTGGGTTTTGTGTCAGGAAGTCCATGTTTTTCTTCTCTTCCTACAATCAACAATACCAGTatcaaataattgtacatttaacTAATATGTTATGATGCAAACAACAAAATACTAAGTATTTATTTCAGTGTCAAACTGCTCaattaattagttttgtttgttaccaatttataaatttagttgaAGATAACTTcattcaatattaattgttaagtaagcaatttacatttaaacaaattaattaaagcatAAACCAgtcacaattaatattataaaataaaattgttttaacacttgaatacaatataatttgtgtaacaaagaaaaataattaaaaacatatttgtaattatgCATTGTTAAGGATACGTAGATATtttttcactataataataattttaacatgaaTACAAATCTAATTTGTTAcagttacataaattatttttgatttatcagTGTTGCAACAAATACTtggttacattttatttttataccaaggatttttatataagttaatagtatattaataatacaagagttttaataataagattaaatgTTAACAAGCATAGAAACAAATCTTAAAGCCTTAATTTATGGATGATCAAGTAGAATTTTACCCAAAAAGGTATTGTTCAATTAAACTTACCTGGattttgtacatataattttatactattcttTTTAGAATATACATAACAGCTGGTCTTTTAAGTGTCAACATAATGTTAaattctacaaaataaaattctgtacctaaataaaagatttacaaaaaaaaaaaaatcataaacataaattaccAAGACAGGTGAAGCAAAAGTGTTGGATTGTGGTGCATTCTAAATTGTGAATGTGGatagtaaatttattagaaaaaaataatcctTAATTTCATATATCAATCACCtcatatttatgtacaaaatataatacaacatttataaatatttttttaagataggtatgaataaatttaagatttaaattgtaacaatattttttttcttacttggaattataatattatttaatattcagacTGTacgaaaaattttattttaaataattaagtagtttaaaatgtcttataatgttgaaaatatGACTGAGTGGTACAATGACAACCACAACACAAAATCACAATGGTTAAATGGTtttaacataaacaataaaatgatgaaataaaaaaaaacaaaaagaaagatttaaataaacataaaaagaaCTAGGAATGTTACAAGAACTTAAGGTAAGATAAATAATCTTAAGATATCACACAGGATGAGGTTGGTGACAATGTTTTTAATCGATAGTGCAAATCACAGTTGTTTGGTTGGGAATCACTACCTTGAGTGGCCACGCCCAAATATGTGGATTCTTCTGTTTTTTCCACTGTAGTAGTCTTGAATGAGTTATTTTCTTCATCGTCATCAAAATCGTCTTCAGAATCAGAACTCTgaaaattttatatgaaaacaCACATGAACAACAAAaccattttaacaaaataacgtGTTATTAAACAAACATACTACTAGACGAGCTAATGCAGAAAAATCCACTTTTATAAGCTTGCGTTCTTTATTTGTATCTAGCATACTTTTGATAGATTGGTTAGGCATATATTCTTCTTCTGAATTGTTCATAGATGAATTGTCATagtgaactaaacaaaaatttaaaattaatttacagagaaatattaaattttgaacaaataaaataatttactttttgatTTATTGTTACGAGAGTTTGGAGGACTTGACATTGATCttgatgatttaatattacGGAAAGGActttctaaataaatttaaaaacaactgtAAATTAAAACTGAACACATATAgaacaacattaaataattcatgtaataataattaacagtaaCAGTAGaatcaacaatattaaaataacaaaaataaatatgtgttataatcattttaaaatttaatgagcTTACTGGTTAATGAAGTAGAACGCAACTTGACGTTTCCGCTTTTTATACACTCCAATAAATGTTCCCTTGGTGACAGTTTATCTTGTCGGCGAGGAGCTAATTTTCTTGCAGCAGcctgtaataaaaattaatacttaaataagtaacgtaacaagtaacaactttaaataaa
This genomic window contains:
- the LOC132919856 gene encoding protein spire homolog 1 isoform X1, yielding MDVPNNFKPYLCKLDDNDCVSLVNIIKSFNTPVSEEHAWALCYQCAKCFKNAFERDPNRCRVVKNLEEVRIHKDGFIHPSTILNTEEKAESHENIEKLSNENDSKTILQHHVIASLGYIVFQVLDFGIDEDEERSLNPELESLIKRMIASFEYGLHAQSMDHGQSGETDDEGIERDSAECEEISRNNFATFDDVLEECSRHIGVSGLGSETHYKAVCRALVAEALELSSFLDKLSDGSVSLRHRNSTSAELITLDYSDWPNRRKWSILQARLWIQLIRELRRGVQLKKVDQRSRTGDEFVEYALTPYEMLMDDIRSRRYTLKRVTPPEIPARIQRDAHDAILEFIRSRPPLKSAAARKLAPRRQDKLSPREHLLECIKSGNVKLRSTSLTKSPFRNIKSSRSMSSPPNSRNNKSKIHYDNSSMNNSEEEYMPNQSIKSMLDTNKERKLIKVDFSALARLVSSDSEDDFDDDEENNSFKTTTVEKTEESTYLGVATQGREEKHGLPDTKPNKNIHAIRKQQRRHTIADQSSLPFIKPMDGLWKQTRRQSMFKNTLPTSDCLTLTLQELIHIRSVLTKAEIESLPVEGNFKEDVENRKVCFLCMKTRFGIFGPWGQECKMCQRTICSKCCTKMRMPTDHLSQIPVVALSPNVAISEQNPWWSKSSWGSAPSSPQKSLTVGCPNNSMSASYHGSSTVTQNITRTKYSAQMTVCLDCKTMVLQEIKTSRVNRSNLLRHLTLDVSSVY
- the LOC132919856 gene encoding protein spire homolog 1 isoform X2; this encodes MDVPNNFKPYLCKLDDNDCVSLVNIIKSFNTPVSEEHAWALCYQCAKCFKNAFERDPNRCRVVKNLEEVRIHKDGFIHPSTILNTEEKAESHENIEKLSNENDSKTILQHHVIASLGYIVFQVLDFGIDEDEERSLNPELESLIKRMIASFEYGLHAQSMDHGQSGETDDEGIERDSAECEEISRNNFATFDDVLEECSRHIGVSGLGSETHYKAVCRALVAEALELSSFLDKLSDGSVSLRHRNSTSAELITLDYSDWARLWIQLIRELRRGVQLKKVDQRSRTGDEFVEYALTPYEMLMDDIRSRRYTLKRVTPPEIPARIQRDAHDAILEFIRSRPPLKSAAARKLAPRRQDKLSPREHLLECIKSGNVKLRSTSLTKSPFRNIKSSRSMSSPPNSRNNKSKIHYDNSSMNNSEEEYMPNQSIKSMLDTNKERKLIKVDFSALARLVSSDSEDDFDDDEENNSFKTTTVEKTEESTYLGVATQGREEKHGLPDTKPNKNIHAIRKQQRRHTIADQSSLPFIKPMDGLWKQTRRQSMFKNTLPTSDCLTLTLQELIHIRSVLTKAEIESLPVEGNFKEDVENRKVCFLCMKTRFGIFGPWGQECKMCQRTICSKCCTKMRMPTDHLSQIPVVALSPNVAISEQNPWWSKSSWGSAPSSPQKSLTVGCPNNSMSASYHGSSTVTQNITRTKYSAQMTVCLDCKTMVLQEIKTSRVNRSNLLRHLTLDVSSVY